GGGCGCGCAGCTCGTCCAGCGCGGCGAAGGAGGAGACCACGCCGAGCGGGCCGTCGAAGGCGCCGCCGTCCGGGACGGAGTCCAGGTGGGAGCCGGTGACCACGGCGTCGCCGGCCCCGGGGTCGCCGAGCCAGGCCCACTGGTTGCCGTTGCGGTCCAGCTCGTAGGCGAGGCCGCGGTTGCGGGCCTGCTCCTCGAACCAGGCCCGGCATTCGGTGTCGGCGGAGTTCCAGGCGAAGCGGCGGTAGCCGCCGGAGGAGGCGGAGCGGCCCACGGGGAGCAGCTCCGCCCACATCCGCTGGAAGCTGTCGGTCACAGCTCGCCCATGGGGACGCGCACGCCCCGCTCGTCGGCGACCTCGACCGCGCGGTCGTAGCCGGCGTCGACGTGGCGGATGACGCCCATGCCGGGGTCGTTGGTGAGCACCCGGCGGATCTTCTCGCCCGCCAGGGCGGTGCCGTCGGCGACGGTGACCTGGCCGGCGTGGATCGAGCGGCCGATGCCGACGCCGCCGCCGTGGTGGATGGAGACCCAGGAGGCGCCGGAGGCGACGTTGACCATGGCGTTGAGCAGCGGCCAGTCGGCGATGGCGTCGGAGCCGTCCAGCATGGCCTCGGTCTCGCGGTACGGGGAGGCGACCGAGCCGCAGTCCAGGTGGTCGCGGCCGATGACGATCGGGGCGGACAGCTCGCCGGAGGCGACCATGTCGTTGAACCGCTCGCCGGCCTTGTCGCGCTCGCCGTAGCCGAGCCAGCAGATACGTGCCGGGAGGCCCTGGAAGTGGACCTTCTCCTGGGCCATCGTGATCCAGCGGTGCAGCGACTCGTTCTCCGGGAAGAGGTCGAGCACGGCCTTGTCGGTCTTGTAGATGTCCTGCGCGTCGCCGGACAGGGCGGCCCAGCGGAACGGGCCCTTGCCCTCGCAGAACAGCGGGCGGATGTACGCCGGGACGAAGCCGGGGAAGGCGAACGCCCGGTCGTAGCCGGCGAGCTGGGCCTCGCCGCGGATGGAGTTGCCGTAGTCGAAGACCTCGGCCCCGCGGTCCTGGAAGCCGACCATCGCCTCGACGTGCTTGGCCATCGACTCGCGGGAGCGCTGGGTGAACTCGGCGGGCTTCTCGGCCGCGTAGGTGGCCATGTCCTCGAAGGCGACGCCGATCGGCAGGTAGCTCAGCGGGTCGTGGGCGCTGGTCTGGTCGGTGACGATGTCGATCGGGGCGTCCATCGCCAGCAGCTGCGGGAACAGCTCGGCGGCGTTGCCCAGCAGGCCGATGGAGAGCGGCTGCTTCTTGTCGCGGGCCTCCACGGCGAGCTGCAGCGCGTGGTCGAGGTTCTTGGCCTCGACGTCCAGGTAGCGGTGCTCGATCCGGCGGGCGATCCGGGACGGGTCGCAGTCGATGCAGATCGCCACGCCGCCGTTCATGGTGACGGCCAGCGGCTGGGCGCCGCCCATGCCGCCGAGACCGGCGGTGAGGGTGATGGTGCCTTCCAGGGTGTTGTCGAACTTCTTCGCCGCGACGGCGCCGAAGGTCTCGTAGGTGCCCTGGAGGATGCCCTGGGTGCCGATGTAGATCCAGGAGCCGGCGGTCATCTGGCCGTACATGGTGAGGCCGAGGGACTCCAGCCGGCGGAACTCCTCCCAGTTGGCCCAGTCGCCGACCAGGTTGGAGTTGGCGATGAGCACGCGCGGCGCCCACTCGTGGGTCTGCATCACGCCGACCGGGCGGCCGGACTGGACCAGCATGGTCTCGTCCTGCTTGAGGTTCTGCAGCGTGCGGACCATGGCGTCGTACGAGCGCCAGTCGCGGGCGGCCTTGCCGGTGCCGCCGTACACGACCAGCTTGGAGGGGTGCTCGGCCACCTCGGGGTCGAGGTTGTTCATGAGCATCCGCAGGGCGGCCTCCTGCTGCCAGCCCTGGGCGGTCAGGCTGCTGCCGCGCGCCGCGCGCACCTCGCGCGGGCCACTGCCCGTCTGCTGCTGGGTCATGCTCCGGCCTCCTTGCGGATGGATTCATTCACTGTCTTGCGTTCTGAATATATCCAAACAGACCGGGGGTCGCCAGGGGTAGCGCGCGTTCGGACGCCGGAGCCGGGGGCGTGCGGGCAACGGAAAGGGCCCCGCCGCGGTGTCGCGGCGGGGCCGTCGGGGTGGAAGAAGGGGGGCTCAGGCGGCCTCGTCGCCACCCCAGTCGATGCCGATCTCGGCCAGCCAGGCGCGGTCCGCGGCGCCCGGGGTGGCGGATTCGGCGGGCCGGGAGGGGGACGACGGGGACGGCGGGCCCGGCGCGGACGGCGGGCGCGGGACCTCCTGGACCGGGCCGAGGCCGTACCGCTCCGCCGCCGCGGTGGCGGCCGGGCCGGGCTCGATGACACCCACGTGGACGGCGGACTCGTCGCCCGGGTCGAGGACGGTCAGCTCGGGCTCGGGCGGGCGGCGCAGCGCGATCCGCCTCCCGCAGGTCGGGCAGGACCACTCGTCGGCGCCGGATGCGAGCCGGCCGGTCAGCTTCATCTCGTGGATCACACGCATGGCGGACATCCCCCGTCCGGTCCCTTGCGGTCAAGGCCCTGCTGACGGCATACCCGCTGACGCCTCCTCAGCAACCTCGCCCGGCGGGGGCGATCCGCCGGGCGGGGCCTAGACCGACCGGCCGTTGGGGGGTGGGTGAAGGAGCGGGTCGAGAGCCGAGTCTGGGCGGTGCCGACGAGGGAGTAGCAGCGGAGCTGCGGCGACTGAGGAGAAGCCGTCCAGGCGACAGCTGTCGGCCCGCGACGCTGCCCCCCAATGGCCGGTCGGTCTTACGCACGGCTCGACTGCCGCGGGGCCGAGCCGGCCCGGGGATCGCCGTACGGGACCGGGCCCGCCGGGAAGGGCTCCCGCCGGAACGGGCCCGGGCGGAACGGGTCCGACGGGTGGGGTGGCGGGACGGGCGCCTGGACGGGGTGACCGGGCGGCCGTGCGTACCCGGCGTCCTGGTGGCCGCGGGGATCACCGGGCTCGGAATCGGCCGGGACGGTCCCGCGGTCGGCGTGCCGGCCGCGGCTGCGGGGCGGCCGCCGGCCGCCCACCCGGGAGTGCCGGCCGCGGCCGACCGCCCGGCCGGCGGCGATCGCGACCACGGCACCGACGCTGAGCAGGATGGCCGCCGACCTGATGATGCCGCCGAAACCGGTGTCCCCGAGCGCCCCCGCGAACTGGGGCCCGACGCTGGCCCCGACGAAGAGGACGAAGGCGTAGAGCGTCACCGACGCGCCCTTCGCGGGCCCCGCCAGTGACGCGATCATCTCGACCAGCCCGGGGGTGGCGATCGCGACGGCCACCACGAAGGAGAACAGGGCGACGGCCAGCACGATCGTGTGGTCCTTCAGGAAGGAGGCCGTGATGATGCTCGCCGCGGCCAGCACGAAGGCCGCGGGCACCCGCACCGCCGTGGTCACCCGGGCGAGCAGGGGGGCGCCGAGCGGGACCAGGAGCATCGCGGGCAGCGCGCTGGCGCGCAGCGCCAGCAGGGCCTGGGGGTGGCCCACCATGGCGGGCGGACCGGCCACCTGGACGGCCGTGTACGTGGCGACGAAGCCGGCCAGGATGGTGAGGGTGGCGCCGTAGGCGAGCAGCAGGGTCGGGTTGGCGAGCAACCGCCCCATGCTGGCGAAGGTCTGGGAGAGCCGGGGGGACGGCCCGGCCGCGGAGAGCCGCGTGCGCAGGGTGGCCATCACCAGCCCGGCGGCCGACACCAGCAGCACGCCCGCGCCGAGGAACACCCCCCGCCAGCCCGCGGCGCCGCCCGCCGTCTGGGCGCAGACCTGGGCGATGACCGCCGAGGCGAGGAAGGAGCTGGTCAGGTAGGTCAGCGCGACCGGCCGCCGGTCCGGCGCGAGGTTGGTGCTGAGGTAGGCGAAGGCGGACGGCGCGAAGGTGGAGGCGCACAGCCCCTGGAGGGCACGCAGCGCGCAGGCGGCCCCGAGGCTCGGGGCGGCGGCGACGGCCGCCGTGGCCAGTCCGGTGGCCAGCAGTCCGAGGGCCAGCACCCGGCGGGCGCCGAACCGCTCGGCGAGCGGGCCGCTGAGCAGGAAGCCGACGGCGTAGGAGAGCCCGAAGGCGGTCATCGTCCACGCCGCGGAGCCGACCGGGACCGACCAGTCGCGGCCCATCCCGGCGAACAGCGGGATGACGGTGTACAGCTGGCCGACGACCAGTACCCCGATCAGGCACAGCACCCCCACGGTGCGTCCGAAGGGGGCGTACGGCGGCGTCGGCGGGTGGGCGCCCTGGGCGTCCGGCATGCTTCTCCCCCCGTGGAGACGGCGAAGGCAAGGGGTCACGACCGCCGGGCCGCTGCCGCCCGCAGGCGACAGCGGCCCGTGCCGGGTCGGGTCAGTAGCCGACCGTGAAGCGCTTCTGGATGTGCTTCGGGTTCTCGATCTCGTCGAGGAAGGCGACGGCGTAGTCCTCGGCGCTGATGGCGCTGTTGCCGTCCTCACCGATGACCAGGTCGTCGAGGCCCAGGCGGTAGTTGCCGGTGCGCTCGCCGGGCTCGATCATGGCGGCCGGGGAGAAGTGGGTCCACTTCACGTCGGTGACGGTGCGCAGGTAGTCCAGGGTGTCGCCCTGGCCGTGCATGACCTGGGTGACCAGCTCCGGCAGGCCGGGGGTGTCCCAGACCTTCTTGCCGTCGGGGGTGTTGAGCGAGCCGGCGCCGCCGATCGAGATGAAGCGCGGGGCCTCGTCGCCGAGCAGGCGCATGCCGCCGACCAGGGACTCGGCCGCGGCACGGACGAAGGCGGCGTGCGCGACACCGTCGGTGTAGCCGCCACCGACGGCGCTGGCGACGGCGTCCTTGCCCTTGGCCACCGCGGCGACGTCCTTCTCGTCGAGGATGTTGCCCTCGATGACGGTCAGGTTCGGGTGGGCCTGCAGCTTGTCGCCGTCGCCGTGGACCACGGCGGTGACCTCGTAACCGCGGGCGAGGGCCTCGTTCAGGATGCGGGAGCCGAAGGTGCCGGTGGCGCCGAAGAGCGCGATCTTACGCATGCGAAATCACAATCCAATCGTCAGTGAACCGGCCCCTTCCGGGCGCCAGTTCGTCCTCACTTCTATTCAACTACCTTGGTGGGGCCATTGTTTCCATCTGATACCAAGCACTTTAAAGTGCTATTGTTTCCTGATGGATACTCATGTGCGGGACAAGGGCTCCGGATTGGCCACCACCGACAATTCCGGGCGGGCACCCGCCACCGAGCCCGCCGCCGGCGCACCGGACTGCCGCGCCAGGGACCTGCTCGACCGCCTGGGCAGCAAGTGGAGCGTGCCGATCATCCTGACCCTGGCCTCCGGCACCCTCCGGTTCACCGAGCTGAAGGACGGCGTCCGCGGCATCACCCCGAAGGTGCTCACCGCCAACCTCCGCGAGCTGGAGCGCGACGGCCTGGTCAGCCGCCAGGTCTTCGCGGAGGTCCCGCCGCGCGCCGAGTACACCCTGACGCCGCTCGGCGAGACCCTCATCGAGACCTACCGCGTGGTCCAGGGCTGGACGGAGCGGCACCTCGAGGAGGTGATCCGCTGCCGGGAGGCGTACGACCGCGAGCACGGCCGCTCCTGACCCGGCCGCGGCGGGGCCGGCGGCCGTTCGCCGGCCCCGGCCCCGCCGTCAGGCCGCCACGACCCCGCCGCCCGAGCGCAGGGCCTCCAGCCAGCACTCGGCGCTCAGGCCGCCCTCCTCGCCCCGCCGGGGTGCCGGCACGCGGGCCCGGGGCCCCGCACCCGCGCGCAGGTAGCTCCCCAGGAACCTGGCCGCGATCCCCTTGCGGTGCAGGGCCATCACGACCTCGCCGACGTCGTCGTCCTCGATGTGCCCGTCGATGTCGACGAAGAAGTGGTAACTGCCGAGCCTGTTCCCGGACGGCCAGGACTGCACCCAGGTCGGGCCGACGCCCTGCTCCGAGAACGCCCCGAGGATCTCGGCGATGGTCCGGGCACCGGCCTCCTCGGCCGGCAGCAGGAACGAGCTGCGGTCCCGGCCGGTTGGCGCGGGAGCCGGCCCGGCGGACCGCAGGGCGACGAACCGGGTGACCGCGTCGGCCCGCTCCCCGATCCCGGAGGCGAGCACCGTGAGGCCGTAGCGCTCGGCCGCGACGGGAGCCGCGATGGCCGCGTCACCCGGCTGCGGCGACTCGCCGACCTCCCGGGCGGCGCCCGCCGTGGAGGTGGAGAGCAGCACCTGGGCCTGCGGCAGCCGGGCGGACAGCCAGCCGCGGCACTGCCCGTGGGCGTGCGGATGGCTCCGGACGCGTCTGACCTCGTCCAGCGTGGTGCCCGGCCGGGCCATCAGCGCGAAGGTGACCGGGATCTCGATCTCGGCGGCGATGTGCAGGCCGGTCCCGCCGGAGGCCAGCTCGTCCAGGGTCGCCGGCACGACGCCCCGGACCGAGTTCTCCAGCGGCACCACCGCGGTGGAGCACACGCCGGCGCGGACCGCCTCCAGGGTCTCGGACACCGTGGCGTACGGGCTCCACGAGGCGTGCGCGGCGTCGGGCAGCGCCCGCAGGGCGGCCTCCGCGAAGGTGCCCTGCGGGCCCAGATAGGCATAGGTCGTCATGCGGCTCACCTGCCGGCGACGCCGCGGGAGAGCCGCAGGACCAGCAGCGCCACCTCGGTGCCGCCCTCGCCGAGCGCCTCCCCGTAGCGGTTGATGATCTGGTTCTCGCGGGCCAGGTGGGTGCGGGTGCCGCCGGTGGACATCCGGGCCGCCTGCACCATCCGGGACCGTTCGGCGCGCTCCCGGATCAGTTCGATCAGCTGCCGGTCGATCTCGTCGATGCGGTCGCGGTGGCGCAGGACTTCGGCGTCCGCCTCGGCGGCGCCCTCCGCCTGGGCGCGGACACCGGTGCCCACGGGTTCCGAGGCGGCCCGGCCGTCGGCCGGCCGGAGGGAGGTCGGGCTGGGCATGTCTGGCTCCTTCACTGCTGCACGGGGAACGGGCTTCACCGGGAGCGGGCCGTACGACGGACCCGCCGCTTCACCGGCCGGCCAGGACGGGGACACGGGCGTCCAGCTCCCTGGCCAGCCGCTCCTTCACGATCTCCAGGTCCTCGCAGTCGCCGCCCGCGCGCTCGGCGATGTGGACCCGGTAGAGCTCGGCGAGCCGCTCGTCGTCCACCTCGACGCCGATCTGCTCCAGCAGGTGGCGCAGGACGGCACGCCCGGAGTGACGGGCGATCAGGAGCGAGCGCTTGCGGCCGAACCGGGCCGGCTCGACGTACTCGTAGGTGGCCGGGTTGTTGAGGATGCCCTGCTGGTGGATGCCGGCCGCGGTGCCGAAGGCGTAGGTGCCGAAGATCGCCTTGTTCCGGGGCTCCTCCAGCCTGATCACCTCGCGCAGGGCCGTGTAGGCCTCGTGCATCTTCGCGATGTCGATGTCGGTGTACAGGCCGAGGTGGTCCTCCTTGTAGGCGAGCAGGCCCGCCAGCTCCTCCAGCGGCGTGTTGCCGGCGCGCTCGCCGATGCCGCCGAGCGTGGCCTGCACCTCGTCGGCCCCGGCCTGGAGTCCGGCCAGCGCGTTGGCCAGCGAGAGGCCGAAGTCGTCGTGGCAGTGGGTGGACACCTTGATCGGCCGCGGCGCCCAGCTGCGCACCTTGGCGATGATGTCGCCGTACTGGTCCGGCGTGGTGCAGCCGGAGGTGTCCGCGAGGATGATGCAGGTCGCCCCGGCCTCCACCGCGCTCTCGGTGATCGCCCGCATCAGCTCGTCGTCGCTGCGGCTGGCGTCCTCGATGCCGACCGAGATGTGCTCCACGCCGAGGGACCTGGCGAAGCCGACGGTGTCGACCACCTCGTCGACGGCCTGCTTGCGGGTGATGCCCCGCTTGTACTGCAGGTGCAGGTCGCTGCCGGTGGCGACCATCTGCACCTCGTGGTTGACGGTGCCGCCGGCCTCCACCGCGATCTCCACGTCCCGGCGGACGGTCCGGGAGAAGGTCGCGAACCGGGCCTTCGTCAGCGCCTTGGAGATCAGCCGGGTGGCCTCGAAGTCGCTGGGCGAGGAGGCCGGGAAGCCGGCCTCGACCGCGTCGACGCCGAGGGCCTCGATGCGCAGCGCCATGTCGAGCTTCTGCTCGGGGTTCATCGCGTTCCCGGGGGCCTGCTCCCCGTCGCGAAGGGTCGTGTCGAATACGGAAATGCGCCGTGCCATGAAAGCTCCCCCATGAATTCCACGGATGTGCCTGATGAATGTCGCCGCAGCCGGGCGCACGCGTCGGGAAGGGGGCTCAACCGGATTCGGGCGCCCCTGCATCCCCGCGTTACCGCACCTCGACCGTCCCCCGAACGGTCGGCGGCCGCACTTCTGACGCTACCTCACAACGGTGCCCGAGAACAGGACCGGCGATTACTTAAAATGCATGTAACAAATCCCCCGCAAAGATGCATCGTGTACGTTCTTTGGGATTGTGGACCGGCCCCGGCGGCGCCCTGTGGGGAGGGTGCCGCCGTGGCCGGTCCGGATCAGCGCGCGGCGCGCCGCAGGGCGGCGTCCATCCGCTCCAGGGCCTGTTCGATCACCGTCCGCGAGGTCGCGAACGACAGCCGTACGTGCCCCTCGCCGCCCGGGCCGAAGGCCGAACCCGGCGTGAGGGCCACCCCGGCCTCCTCCAGCGCCCACCGGCTGAAGTCCGCGGCGGAGCCGAGGCCGGCCTCCCGGATGTCGGCGAACGCGTAGAACGCGCCCTCCGGAGCCGCGCACCGGACGCCGGGCAAGGCGTTGAGGCCGTCGACGATCAGCGCCCGGCGGGCCGCGTACTCCCGCGCCATCTCCTCGACGGCGTCCTGCGGGCCGGTCAGGGCCGCCACACCGCCGCGCTGCACGAAGGAGCTGGTGCACCCGACCGTGTGCTCGTGGACCTTCAGCACCTCGCCGATGACCTCGGCGGGGCCGGCCACGTACCCCAGGCGCCACCCCGTCATGGCGTAGCCCTTGGAGAACCCGTTGACGGTCAGGGTGCGTTCCGCGCAGCCGGGCATGCTCGCCAGGCTGATGTGTTCGTGCCCGTCGTAGCGGATCTTCTCGTAGATCTCGTCGGCGATGACGAAGAGGTCGTGCTCGACGGCGAACTCCGCCACCGCCTCGGCCTCGTGGCGGCTGAGCACCCGGCCGGTCGGGTTGTTCGGCGTGTTGACCAGGATCGCCTTGGTCCGGTCCGAGACGTGGCGTTCGAGGAGGTCCCGGGTGATCCGGAACCCGTCGTCGGCGCGCAGCTCGGCGGCGACCGGGCGGGCGCCGGCCAGGTGGGCCATGGACGTGTAGCTCACCCAGCTGGGCGTCGGGACGATCAGCTCGTCCAGCGGGTCCAGGACCGCCATCACGGAGACGAAGAGCGCGTGCTTGGCCGACGGCGTCACGATGACCTCGGTCGCCGGGTCGACCCCGATCCCGTTCTCCTCGGCCAGCTTCTCGGCGATCGCGGCCCGCAGTTCGGGCAGGCCGCGGCTGGCGGTGTAGTGGGTGAAGCCGTCCCTCAGTGCCTCTGTGGCCACCGCCGAGATGTGGTCGGCGGTGTCGAAGTCCGGCTCCCCGCCGCCCAGGTCGAGCACCTGGACCCCCTCGGCCCGCAGCGACTGCACCAGGTCGAGCAGGGCGACGGTCGCCGACCTCTCGATCCCCGCGAAACGGCGGGCCACACGCCCCTTCACCCGGACACCCCGGCGGTCGCCGGCGCCGGCAGCGCCTCGTCGACCGTGGTGACGGTCGCGGTGCGCGCGATGAGCTTCAGGGCCGCGTCGTGCAGGTCCTGGTCGGAGGTCGCGGTGGCGTCCTCCAGGACCTCGACCGCGAAGTCCCGGTCGTGGCCCTCGCGGGCGGTGGAGAGGATCACCAGGTCGGTCGTCACCCCGGTCAGCAGCAGCGTGTTGACGTCGAGGTTGCGCAGCAGCAGCTCCAGGTGCGTCCCGAGGAAGGGGTTGACCCGGCGCTTCTCGACGATCGGCTCGCCGTCGGCGGGCTCGAGCGCGCTGTGCACCTCGGTGCCCCAGGTACCCAGCACCACCCGGTCGCCGTGGCGGGCCTCGGCGAAGAGCGGCGAGGCCCGGGGCCAGTCGGGATATCCCGGCGAGAATCCGACCACCACGTAGACGACCGGAATTCCGGAGAGCCTGGCCCGCTCGATCGCGGTGGCGGCCCGTTCGAGTACACCCCGTCGGGCCACCTGCTCACAGAAGCCCTCGCCGGCGTATTTCCCGTCAGGGTGAACGAGCTCGTTGATCAGATCCAGTATCAGCAGCGCCGGCCGTCGCGACATTGATCCCCCCCGGACGTACCCGACTGGCCCTTGCCAGTCAACAGTTCGTGCAGCTACGACGCAGCGTACCCCAGCGCCGGGGCGACCCCGTGGACGGCTTTTGACGGTGACGCAACAGGACAAGCCACGGCATATCCGGGCAAGAATTCGGCGGACACAAGCCGCTCTTCCCCTGCTGCCGGACTTTCCGGACATGCATGAAGGATGCTCATGCATGGCATGAGGTAATCGGCATTGAACGGCGACCAATCCCGGCATACGCTCGGCGAAGTGGCGGTCGAAGTGCCAGGATCCGGCCATTTTCGCCAGGACTCAGCCCAGGCTTCCGACCCGTGTGCCGCCGGCGGGACCGCGTTCCTCCGGAGCGGACGGTCACGCTCCTTTCTTTCCGTTCCGGGTGTGCTGTCAGCTATTTCAGAGGTGGACAGGTGGATGACCGTGTGACGACCCGACCTTCAGGAGCCCCCGCCCACCGGATCGCGGTGGTCGGCAGCGGCCCGCGCGGCCTGATGGTGGCCGAGCGGCTGGCCGCCCGGCTGGCCGAGGAGGCTCCCGCAGGGCCGGTGGAGCTCTACCTGATCGACGAGGTCGAGGTCGGCTGCGGCCGGGTGTGGCGATCGGACCAGCCCGAGTGGTTCATGATGAACACGGTGGCCGACGAGATCTCCGCCTTCTCCGGCACCCCGGACTCCGGACCGGCCAGGGCCGGCGCGGGCCCCTCCTTCGGCCAGTGGTGGAGCGCCTCGGACCCGGACCACCCGGGGCCCAACAGCTATGCGCCGCGCGCCGTCTACGGCCGCTACCTGCGCTTCGTCCTGGACGCGGTGGAGGGCGGGCTGCCGGCCCACGCCCGGCTGCACCGCGTCACCGCCGCGGTCCAGGACCTGGAGCGCACCGCCGCCGGCTACCGGCTCACCCTCGCGGACGGCACCCGGCTGCCGGTGGACCGCGTGGTGCTCACCACCGGGCACGCCCGGCCCGCCGCCGCCGGGGAGCAGCGGGCGCTCGCCGAGTTCGCCTCCGACCGCCCCCACCTGCGCTACATCCGCGGGGACTCGGCCGCCGACATGCCGCTGGAGGCGGTGCCGGCCGGCGCCGAGGTCGGCATCCTCGGCCTCGGCCTGTCCTTCTACGACGTGATGGCCGCGTTCACGATCGGGCGCGGCGGGCGGTTCGTGACGGACGACGCCGGGGTGCTGCGCTACGTCCCGAGCGGGCGGGAGCCCTTCATGGTGGCCGGTTCCCGCAGCGGCATGCTGCTGCCGGCCCGCGGCCGCAACCAGAAGTCCGCGCTGAACCCCTACCGGCCGGTCCTGTTCACGCCCGAGCGGATCCGCCACCACCGCCCCAAGGCGCCGTACGACTTCGCCTCCGACGTCCTGCCGTGGCTTCTGGCCGAGGTCGAACTCGTCTACTACGGCACGGAGTTGCGTCAGCGGAGCGGAGAGCAGGCGGCCGCCGCCCTCACCGCGGAGCTGGCGGTCGCCCTGGACGCGCCGCTGCCGGACGTCGCGGCGGCGGCCGCCCGGCACGGGGTGGGCGACCTGCCGCGGATGGACCTCGACCGGCTGGCCCGGCCGTTCGAGCGGCGGACCTTCGCCGACCCGCACGCCTTCGAGGAGGCGCTGACCGCCGCCGTCCGGGAGGACCTGGAGCACGCGGAGCGGGGCAACGTCGACTCGCCGCTCAAGGCGGCCCTCGACGTGCTGCGCGACACCCGGTGGGTGATCCGCCAGTTCGTGGACTTCTCGGGCCTGAACCCGGCCTCCCACCGGTCCGACTTCCTCGGCTGGTACGTGCCGCGGAGTTCCTTCCTCGCGGCCGGGCCGCCGCGGGTCCGCCTCCAGCAGGCCTCCGCGCTGATCGCCCGGGGTCTGCTGCGGATCGCCGGGCCGGACACCCGCATCGTGGGCGACGAGGCGACCGGCCGTTTCCTGGTCTCCTCCCCCCGGGTCGCCGGGTCCGAGGTCGCCGTCGACCACGTGATCGACGCCCGGATCCCCAACCCCGACGTCCGTCTGGACCCGGCCCCGCTCACCTCCCGCCTGCGCGAGCGGGGCGTGTGGACCAGTTACGTCAACCGGCACGGCGCCCAGGCGTTCGACACCGGCGGCGTGGCGGTGACCGGCTCCCCGTACCACCCGGTGGGCGCCGACGGCCGGCCCGAGGAGGGGCTGTACGTCCTGGGCATCCCGACCGAGCACACCCGCTGGTTCACCCAGGTCGGCAGCAGCCGTCCGGGGCTGTGGAGCGACTTCGTCCACGACGCCGACGCGATCGCGGTCCATGCGCTGGCCGCCCGGGCTGGGAACGCCGACGCCGGAGCCGGCGCCGGGTCGGAGCAGACCCCGGCTCAGGTCTCGGCGCAGGCCCCGGCGCAGGCCTCGGCCCTGGTCGGGACCTCGGCCGGGCGCTGAGCGGCCCGGTGCCCGGACAACGGCGTCCGGGCGCCGCACGGCCGGCCGCGGGGATCAGCGTCCCGCTTCCCCCGTGGCCGGCCGGCTCCACCCCTCGCTCCGGGCGAGTTCCTGCGCCGCGGAGACGAAGGCCGCCACCGCCGGCGCGTTCCGGGCCGCCGTGCGCACCCCGATCCCGAGGTGGCGGAAGACCGGCGGGCTGAACGGGACGGCCCGCAGGTCGGCGTCGGGCGGGAGGGTGCCGGGCATGGCGAGGGCCGGCACCACGGTCACCCCGTGCCCCTCGGCCACCATCGCCAGCAGCGCGTTCACCCCGTGCACCCGGTAGGCCACGGTCGGCTCGCGGCCCACGGTGCGGAAGACGGTCCGCAGGATCGGTTCCACGGCGCCGACCGGCATGACGAACTCCTCGTCCACCAGCTGCCGGACCGCCAGGCTCTCGCTGGCGGCCAGCGGGTGGTCGCCGGGGAGGACGGCGAACACCTCGTCCTGCATCAGCGGGGTCACCGTCAGGTCCTTCTTCGGCAGGGTGACGATCCCGACGTCGATCACGTACCCGCGCAGCCAGTCGGTGATCTGCTTGTCCGTCCCCTCCCGCAGGAGGATGTCGACGTGCGGCAGCCTCGCGCGGAACTCCGTCATCAGCCGCGGCAGCAGCCTGGCGGCGAAGCTCTGGCTCGTCCCGATCCTGATCGTGCCGCCGACGTCGGTCCGCACGGTGTCCGCCTCCACGCGCATCTGTTCGGCGCGCAGCAGCAGTTCACGGGCGTGGGTGAGCACCCGCCGGCCGACGCCGGTGAGCTCCACGCCGCTGCGGTCGCGCTTCATCAGCGCCACGCCCAGCGACGCCTCCAGTCCCGCGATGGCGTGGCTCACCGCGGACTGGCTGATCGACAGCGCTTTCGCGGCGTTGGTGAAGCTGCCGGTGTCGGCTATCGCCACGAAGACGGTGATCTGTGAGAGCTTCATTCCTCGGTCCTCCGC
The window above is part of the Kitasatospora sp. HUAS MG31 genome. Proteins encoded here:
- the hutU gene encoding urocanate hydratase, producing MTQQQTGSGPREVRAARGSSLTAQGWQQEAALRMLMNNLDPEVAEHPSKLVVYGGTGKAARDWRSYDAMVRTLQNLKQDETMLVQSGRPVGVMQTHEWAPRVLIANSNLVGDWANWEEFRRLESLGLTMYGQMTAGSWIYIGTQGILQGTYETFGAVAAKKFDNTLEGTITLTAGLGGMGGAQPLAVTMNGGVAICIDCDPSRIARRIEHRYLDVEAKNLDHALQLAVEARDKKQPLSIGLLGNAAELFPQLLAMDAPIDIVTDQTSAHDPLSYLPIGVAFEDMATYAAEKPAEFTQRSRESMAKHVEAMVGFQDRGAEVFDYGNSIRGEAQLAGYDRAFAFPGFVPAYIRPLFCEGKGPFRWAALSGDAQDIYKTDKAVLDLFPENESLHRWITMAQEKVHFQGLPARICWLGYGERDKAGERFNDMVASGELSAPIVIGRDHLDCGSVASPYRETEAMLDGSDAIADWPLLNAMVNVASGASWVSIHHGGGVGIGRSIHAGQVTVADGTALAGEKIRRVLTNDPGMGVIRHVDAGYDRAVEVADERGVRVPMGEL
- a CDS encoding MFS transporter, yielding MPDAQGAHPPTPPYAPFGRTVGVLCLIGVLVVGQLYTVIPLFAGMGRDWSVPVGSAAWTMTAFGLSYAVGFLLSGPLAERFGARRVLALGLLATGLATAAVAAAPSLGAACALRALQGLCASTFAPSAFAYLSTNLAPDRRPVALTYLTSSFLASAVIAQVCAQTAGGAAGWRGVFLGAGVLLVSAAGLVMATLRTRLSAAGPSPRLSQTFASMGRLLANPTLLLAYGATLTILAGFVATYTAVQVAGPPAMVGHPQALLALRASALPAMLLVPLGAPLLARVTTAVRVPAAFVLAAASIITASFLKDHTIVLAVALFSFVVAVAIATPGLVEMIASLAGPAKGASVTLYAFVLFVGASVGPQFAGALGDTGFGGIIRSAAILLSVGAVVAIAAGRAVGRGRHSRVGGRRPPRSRGRHADRGTVPADSEPGDPRGHQDAGYARPPGHPVQAPVPPPHPSDPFRPGPFRREPFPAGPVPYGDPRAGSAPRQSSRA
- a CDS encoding NAD(P)-dependent oxidoreductase, translated to MRKIALFGATGTFGSRILNEALARGYEVTAVVHGDGDKLQAHPNLTVIEGNILDEKDVAAVAKGKDAVASAVGGGYTDGVAHAAFVRAAAESLVGGMRLLGDEAPRFISIGGAGSLNTPDGKKVWDTPGLPELVTQVMHGQGDTLDYLRTVTDVKWTHFSPAAMIEPGERTGNYRLGLDDLVIGEDGNSAISAEDYAVAFLDEIENPKHIQKRFTVGY
- a CDS encoding winged helix-turn-helix transcriptional regulator, producing the protein MDTHVRDKGSGLATTDNSGRAPATEPAAGAPDCRARDLLDRLGSKWSVPIILTLASGTLRFTELKDGVRGITPKVLTANLRELERDGLVSRQVFAEVPPRAEYTLTPLGETLIETYRVVQGWTERHLEEVIRCREAYDREHGRS
- the pheA gene encoding prephenate dehydratase, which encodes MTTYAYLGPQGTFAEAALRALPDAAHASWSPYATVSETLEAVRAGVCSTAVVPLENSVRGVVPATLDELASGGTGLHIAAEIEIPVTFALMARPGTTLDEVRRVRSHPHAHGQCRGWLSARLPQAQVLLSTSTAGAAREVGESPQPGDAAIAAPVAAERYGLTVLASGIGERADAVTRFVALRSAGPAPAPTGRDRSSFLLPAEEAGARTIAEILGAFSEQGVGPTWVQSWPSGNRLGSYHFFVDIDGHIEDDDVGEVVMALHRKGIAARFLGSYLRAGAGPRARVPAPRRGEEGGLSAECWLEALRSGGGVVAA
- a CDS encoding chorismate mutase gives rise to the protein MPSPTSLRPADGRAASEPVGTGVRAQAEGAAEADAEVLRHRDRIDEIDRQLIELIRERAERSRMVQAARMSTGGTRTHLARENQIINRYGEALGEGGTEVALLVLRLSRGVAGR